The region GAGCAGGGCGGGCGTAGCAGTAGATGCAGCCGTGCTCGCAGCCGCGGTAGGGATTGATCGAGCGGTCGAAGCCGATGTCGGGGCTGTCGTTGCGCGCGATGATGGTCTTCGATTTCATCGGCTGGATGGTGGTGGACAACGCACGCGGCGTTTCGTCCTCAGTGGTCCAGCCGTCGTCGAACTCCTCCGACTTCAGGCTGTCGAAGCGGCTGGTGACGTTCGAACGCGCGCCACGGCCCTTGATGTCGGTCTTGCCATTGAGGCGCTGAAAGTTGAGAGGCGCGGCCATGGATGCATTTTAGCGCACGATGAGAACATAACAAGAACGATCCTTGACCCTCAATCGCTGACAGGGTTCATGCGCGCGATGCTTAGCGTGATCATTCCGACGAACGACGACCCTGCCGGCCTAGTCCGCACGCTGGCGGCCCTGGTCCCGGTGGCGATGGACGGCTTCGTCAAGGAAGTGATTCTGGCCGATCCCGCCATGCAGGCCTCGACCGTCGATATCTCCGAGGAGACCGGCGCCAAGGTGGTGGAGGGCTCGCTGCAAGACGCCTGCGCCACCGCGCGGCACCCCTGGATGCTGATCCTGGGTCCCGGGCGTATCCTGCCGACCGGATGGGAGGAGGAGGCCGCGCGCCACATCGCCCATCATGGGAACAAGGCGGCGACCTGGGGCAAGAGCGGCCTGCTCAGCCGCCCAAAGCTTGAAGATGGCCTGCTATTGCGAGCCGAGCAGGATGCTGTCGATGCTCTGCGCAGCCGCCCACGGCGCCTGGGCTGAAGCCGCCCACTTGTCGAGGGACGCGTCGGCCAGCTTCTCGCCGCGAGCCAAGGCGTCCAGGGTGTGGTTCTCGCCGCCCATCATCTTGCGATAGGTCCAGTAGTTGGCCATCACCTTCTCGACGTAGTTGCGGGTCTCCTGGGCCGGCAGGCTTTCGATCAGCAGCAGGCTGTCGCAGTCGGCGCCGAGCTTTTCAGCAGCCTTGATCAGCGTGCCCGGCCCGCCGTTGTACGCGGCTACGGCGCGAAGCAGGTCGCGATTCTGAAGGCCGCGATCCATCAGCCAGGTGAAATAGTCCTGGCCGACCCGCAGGTTGAAGGCGGGATCGAACAGCGGCGTGTTGTCGACCAGCAACTTGTCGTCTCCGGCCGCGCGAGCGGCGGCGGCAGGCATCAGTTGCATCAGGCCGACGGCGCCGGCGTGCGACACGGCCGCGGGGTTGAAGCGGCTCTCCTGCTTGACCAGGGCATAGACCATGGCGCGGTCGATGGTGAAGCCGCCGACCGGCTCCAAGGCCGGCATGTCGAACCCGGCGGGAGCTTTCAGCGCGGGGCCGGCGTAGGAGGCGCGAATCAGGCGGGCGATGGGATCGGCCTCGGCCGTCCGCGCCCCACTCAGAGCCAGCTGACGCTCGGCGATCATGCCGTAGAAGGTGTGGGGTGCGGCGGCGGCGAGCTGCAGGAACTCGGCGGCCTGGTCATGGGAGCCGGCGACGGTGGCCGAGCGCGCGGCCCAGAAGGCGGCGGCGGCGCGTTGCCAGCCGTCTTGCTTGGGATCGCCGGCGACGGCCTGGAAGAAGGCCTTTGCTTCGGACGGACGGCCCATGCGGAAGGCGGAAAGGCCGGCGATCCAGCGCTCGCCCGCCAAGGCGGCGAGGTTGAAGGCGCGTTTGACGTCACCGCCGTAATAGGCTTCGCGGGCCGCTTTTGCGTGATCAACCTTCACCGCGGCGGCGCGAGCCTTGCGTGGGCGCGCCTCGGCGGAGACGTGGGTCAGGCTCAGGCTGAACACGGCGACGAAGGCCATGAACAGCATGCGCGCGGATCGCTTCATGTCGTCTGTTCCCGCTCCGGTCGCTATGCGATTCCAGCGCGGCCCTTTTCCGATGATGTCCTTGTCTACTGGGGTCGGCCCAGTCGATCAAGCCGCTCCGAAAGCGTCAAAAGGTCTGTCCAAGCCTTCTTCTTGGCGGCGGGCTGGCGCAGCAGGAATGCGGGATGCAGCGTGGGCATGGCTGGCAGGGTCTCCCCGCCCGATTCCGGGGTCCATTCAAACCAGCGGCCACGCATCGAAAGAATGCCCTCATTGCTTTTGAGCATGGACTTGGCCGAAGCGCCGCCGGCCAGCAGCAGCATCTTGGGCTGGACCAGGGCGATGGCGCGCTCGACGAAGGGCGCGCAGACGGCCTGCTCGGCGGGGCTTGGGGTGCGATTGCCGGGCGGGCGCCAAAAAACGGTATTGGTGATGAACACCCGGTCGGCCAGGCCAGCCGCCGCCAGCATGCGATCCAGCAGCTTGCCCGCGCGACCGACGAAGGGCGCGCCCTCGCGATCCTCGTCCGCGCCGGGCGCCTCGCCGATCACCATCAGGGGCGCGTCGGGGACGCCGCGAGAGAACACAGCCTGACGCGCGCCTTCCAGCTTCAGGCTGCAGCCCTCGAAAGCCGCGATGGCGGAGGCGAGCTCTTCCAGCGTGTTGGCCGCCGCTGCGGCTTCACGCGCGGCCGCGATGCCGGCGCCGGTCTGAGGCGCGGCGGAGACGCGGCCGGCCATCTGGATCGGCGGCGGGGGTGGTGGCGCCTGGCGCGCCTTGAGCAGTGCGGCGCCCTCGGCCATCCGGTCGATGGGAGCATCCGCGTACGACGCCTCGACACCCGCCTCAGCCCAGAAGGCGAGGAGGCTCTCGACAGCGCGAATGTCGGAGGCGGCCAGCATCCATTCTCTGTGCGGCCCGCCGCCGCCTGGGGTCAATAGGGAAGGGCTAGAGCAGACCCTTCAGCCGCTCAGGACCAGCTGTCGCGCGCCACATGCCTGCCAGAGAAGCTTTCGCAACTGCAGCAAAGGTCTTGACCACCCTTGCGTCGCTTCCCGATAAGCGATTCAAACAGACGTAAGCGGCGAGGGGACAGCCGCAGCGCGAGGAGTGGGCCATGTCGGAAGCAGTCGAACGCGAATCCATGGAGTACGACGTCGTCATCGTCGGCGGCGGACCCGCCGGCCTGGCGTCGGCGATCCGGCTAAAGCAGATGGCCGAGAAGGCCGGGACCGAGGTCTCGGTGGCGCTGGTGGAGAAGGGCTCCGAAGTCGGCGCCCACATCCTGTCGGGCGCGGTGATCGATCCCAAGGCGCTGCGCGAGCTCTTCCCCGACTGGAAGGAACGCGGCGCGCCGCTGGAGACCCCCGTCACCAAGGACCGGTTCCTTCTGCTGGGCGAGGCGGGCGAACTGTCGCTGCCGATGTTCGCCATGCCGCCGTTCATGCACAACCATGGCTGTTACATCGGCTCGCTGGCCAACCTGACCCGCTGGCTGGCCGAGCAGGCCGAGGCCTTGGGTGTCGAAATTTATCCGGGCTTCGCCGCGTCCGAACTGGTCTATCGCGATGATGGCTCCGTGAAGGGCGTCGTCGTCGGCGTGGTCGGCATCGCCAAGGACGGCGAGCACAAGCCGGACTACCAGCCCGGGATGGAGCTGCACGGCAAGTACGTGTTTATCGCCGAGGGCGTCCGCGGCTCCCTGGCCAAGGTGCTGATCAACCAGTTCAAGCTGGACGAGGGCCGCTCGCCCCAGAAATACGGCATCGGCCTGAAGGAGATCTGGCAGGTCCCGCCGGAGAAGCATCAGCCCGGTCTGGCTCAGCACACCACGGGCTGGCCGCTGGACGACAAGACCGGCGGCGGCAGCTTCATGTACCACTTCGGGGACAACTACGTGGCCATCGGCTACGTGGTTCACCTCAGCTACAAGAATCCCTGGCTGTCGCCGTTCGACGAATTCCAGCGCTTCAAGCATCACCCGGCGGTCAAGCCGCACCTGGAGGGTGGCCGCCGCATCGCCTATGGCGCGCGGGCCATCACCGAGGGTGGCTATCAGTCGGTGCCCAAGCTCAGCTTCCCGGGCGGCGTGCTGATCGGCTGCTCGGCCGGCTTCGTGAACGTGCCGCGCATCAAGGGCAGCCATAACGCCATGAAGACCGGCATGCTGGCCGCCGAGGAGGCGTTCGCCGCCCTGCAGGCCGGCCGCGCCGGCGATGAGCTGACCAGCTACCAGACGGCCTACGAGAAGTCGTGGGTGGCCAAGGAGCTGAAGATCGTCCGCAACGCCAAGCCGCTACTGTCCAAGTACGGCACCGCGATCGGCGGCGCGCTGGGCATGTTCGACATGTGGACCAACCACCTGTTCGGCTTCTCGGTGTTCGGCACCATGAAGCACGACAAGACCGACGCCGCCTCGACGGGCCTGGCCAAGGACTACAAGCCGCTGGTCTATCCCAAGCCCGACGGCGTGATCAGCTTCGACAAGCTATCGTCGGTCTTCTTGTCGGCCACCAACCACGAGGAAGACCAGCCGGCCCACCTGAAGCTGAAGGACCCGACGGTTCCGATCCAGGTGAACCTGCCCAAGTATGGCGAACCGGCGCGGCTGTACTGCCCGGCGGGCGTGTATGAGGTGCTCTACAACGAGCAGGGGACCGACCCGCGCTTCCAG is a window of Caulobacter sp. NIBR2454 DNA encoding:
- a CDS encoding lytic transglycosylase domain-containing protein, encoding MKRSARMLFMAFVAVFSLSLTHVSAEARPRKARAAAVKVDHAKAAREAYYGGDVKRAFNLAALAGERWIAGLSAFRMGRPSEAKAFFQAVAGDPKQDGWQRAAAAFWAARSATVAGSHDQAAEFLQLAAAAPHTFYGMIAERQLALSGARTAEADPIARLIRASYAGPALKAPAGFDMPALEPVGGFTIDRAMVYALVKQESRFNPAAVSHAGAVGLMQLMPAAAARAAGDDKLLVDNTPLFDPAFNLRVGQDYFTWLMDRGLQNRDLLRAVAAYNGGPGTLIKAAEKLGADCDSLLLIESLPAQETRNYVEKVMANYWTYRKMMGGENHTLDALARGEKLADASLDKWAASAQAPWAAAQSIDSILLGSQ
- a CDS encoding electron transfer flavoprotein-ubiquinone oxidoreductase; the protein is MSEAVERESMEYDVVIVGGGPAGLASAIRLKQMAEKAGTEVSVALVEKGSEVGAHILSGAVIDPKALRELFPDWKERGAPLETPVTKDRFLLLGEAGELSLPMFAMPPFMHNHGCYIGSLANLTRWLAEQAEALGVEIYPGFAASELVYRDDGSVKGVVVGVVGIAKDGEHKPDYQPGMELHGKYVFIAEGVRGSLAKVLINQFKLDEGRSPQKYGIGLKEIWQVPPEKHQPGLAQHTTGWPLDDKTGGGSFMYHFGDNYVAIGYVVHLSYKNPWLSPFDEFQRFKHHPAVKPHLEGGRRIAYGARAITEGGYQSVPKLSFPGGVLIGCSAGFVNVPRIKGSHNAMKTGMLAAEEAFAALQAGRAGDELTSYQTAYEKSWVAKELKIVRNAKPLLSKYGTAIGGALGMFDMWTNHLFGFSVFGTMKHDKTDAASTGLAKDYKPLVYPKPDGVISFDKLSSVFLSATNHEEDQPAHLKLKDPTVPIQVNLPKYGEPARLYCPAGVYEVLYNEQGTDPRFQINAQNCVHCKTCDIKDPSQNIVWTTPEGGGGPNYPNM
- a CDS encoding uracil-DNA glycosylase, with translation MLAASDIRAVESLLAFWAEAGVEASYADAPIDRMAEGAALLKARQAPPPPPPIQMAGRVSAAPQTGAGIAAAREAAAAANTLEELASAIAAFEGCSLKLEGARQAVFSRGVPDAPLMVIGEAPGADEDREGAPFVGRAGKLLDRMLAAAGLADRVFITNTVFWRPPGNRTPSPAEQAVCAPFVERAIALVQPKMLLLAGGASAKSMLKSNEGILSMRGRWFEWTPESGGETLPAMPTLHPAFLLRQPAAKKKAWTDLLTLSERLDRLGRPQ
- a CDS encoding glycosyltransferase, which codes for MRAMLSVIIPTNDDPAGLVRTLAALVPVAMDGFVKEVILADPAMQASTVDISEETGAKVVEGSLQDACATARHPWMLILGPGRILPTGWEEEAARHIAHHGNKAATWGKSGLLSRPKLEDGLLLRAEQDAVDALRSRPRRLG